Proteins encoded together in one Mus musculus strain C57BL/6J chromosome 16, GRCm38.p6 C57BL/6J window:
- the Hmox2 gene encoding heme oxygenase 2 isoform 2 (isoform 2 is encoded by transcript variant 3), translating to MRCADKLSLREIFICWDQSEGSTNYSATMSSEVETSEGVDESEKNSMAPEKENHTKMADLSELLKEGTKEAHDRAENTQFVKDFLKGNIKKELFKLATTALYFTYSALEEEMDRNKDHPAFAPLYFPTELHRKAALIKDMKYFFGENWEEQVKCSEAAQKYVDRIHYVGQNEPELLVAHAYTRYMGDLSGGQVLKKVAQRALKLPSTGEGTQFYLFEHVDNAQQFKQFYRARMNALDLNLKTKERIVEEANKAFEYNMQIFSELDQAGSMLARETLEDGLPVHDGKGDIRKCPFYAAQPDKGTLGGSNCPFQTTVAVLRKPSLQLILAASVALVAGLLAWYYM from the exons ATGAGGTGTGCTGATAAACTGAGTCTGAGGGAAATCTTCATCTGCTGG GACCAGAGTGAGGGCAGCACAAACTACTCAGCCACAATGTCTTCAGAGGTGGAGACCTCGGAGGGGGTAGATGAGTCAGAGAAGAACTCTATGGCACCAGAAAAGGAAAACCATACCAA AATGGCAGACCTTTCTGAGCTCCTGAAGGAAGGGACCAAGGAAGCACATGACCGAGCAGAAAATACCCAGTTTGTCAAAGACTTCTTGAAAGGAAACATTAAGAAGGAGCTATTTAAG CTGGCCACCACTGCACTTTACTTCACATACTCAGCCCTTGAGGAGGAAATGGACCGCAACAAGGACCACCCAGCCTTCGCCCCCTTATATTTCCCCACGGAGCTACACCGGAAGGCAGCACTGATCAAGGACATGAAGTATTTCTTTGGTGAAAACTGGGAGGAGCAGGTGAAGTGCTCTGAGGCTGCCCAGAAGTATGTGGATCGGATTCACTATGTAGGGCAAAATGAGCCAGAGCTGCTGGTGGCCCATGCTTATACTCGTTACATGGGGGACCTTTCAGGAGGCCAGGTACTGAAGAAGGTTGCCCAGAGGGCACTAAaacttcccagcactggggaagggaCCCAATTCTACCTGTTTGAGCATGTGGACAATGCCCAGCAATTCAAGCAGTTCTACCGCGCTAGAATGAATGCCTTGGACCTGAATTTGAAGACCAAAGAGAGGATTGTGGAGGAGGCCAATAAAGCCTTTGAATATAACATGCAG ATATTCAGTGAActggaccaggctggctccaTGCTAGCAAGAGAAACCCTGGAGGATGGGCTCCCGGTACATGATGGGAAGGGAGATATACGTAAATGCCCCTTTTATGCTGCTCAGCCAGACAAAG GTACACTAGGAGGCAGCAACTGCCCCTTCCAGACAACCGTGGCTGTGCTGAGGAAGCCTAGCCTGCAGCTCATTCTGGCTGCCAGTGTGGCCTTGGTAGCTGGACTCTTGGCCTGGTACTACATGTGA
- the Hmox2 gene encoding heme oxygenase 2 isoform 3 (isoform 3 is encoded by transcript variant 4): protein MQVGGYEDQSEGSTNYSATMSSEVETSEGVDESEKNSMAPEKENHTKMADLSELLKEGTKEAHDRAENTQFVKDFLKGNIKKELFKLATTALYFTYSALEEEMDRNKDHPAFAPLYFPTELHRKAALIKDMKYFFGENWEEQVKCSEAAQKYVDRIHYVGQNEPELLVAHAYTRYMGDLSGGQVLKKVAQRALKLPSTGEGTQFYLFEHVDNAQQFKQFYRARMNALDLNLKTKERIVEEANKAFEYNMQIFSELDQAGSMLARETLEDGLPVHDGKGDIRKCPFYAAQPDKGTLGGSNCPFQTTVAVLRKPSLQLILAASVALVAGLLAWYYM from the exons ATGCAGGTTGGAGGCTATGAG GACCAGAGTGAGGGCAGCACAAACTACTCAGCCACAATGTCTTCAGAGGTGGAGACCTCGGAGGGGGTAGATGAGTCAGAGAAGAACTCTATGGCACCAGAAAAGGAAAACCATACCAA AATGGCAGACCTTTCTGAGCTCCTGAAGGAAGGGACCAAGGAAGCACATGACCGAGCAGAAAATACCCAGTTTGTCAAAGACTTCTTGAAAGGAAACATTAAGAAGGAGCTATTTAAG CTGGCCACCACTGCACTTTACTTCACATACTCAGCCCTTGAGGAGGAAATGGACCGCAACAAGGACCACCCAGCCTTCGCCCCCTTATATTTCCCCACGGAGCTACACCGGAAGGCAGCACTGATCAAGGACATGAAGTATTTCTTTGGTGAAAACTGGGAGGAGCAGGTGAAGTGCTCTGAGGCTGCCCAGAAGTATGTGGATCGGATTCACTATGTAGGGCAAAATGAGCCAGAGCTGCTGGTGGCCCATGCTTATACTCGTTACATGGGGGACCTTTCAGGAGGCCAGGTACTGAAGAAGGTTGCCCAGAGGGCACTAAaacttcccagcactggggaagggaCCCAATTCTACCTGTTTGAGCATGTGGACAATGCCCAGCAATTCAAGCAGTTCTACCGCGCTAGAATGAATGCCTTGGACCTGAATTTGAAGACCAAAGAGAGGATTGTGGAGGAGGCCAATAAAGCCTTTGAATATAACATGCAG ATATTCAGTGAActggaccaggctggctccaTGCTAGCAAGAGAAACCCTGGAGGATGGGCTCCCGGTACATGATGGGAAGGGAGATATACGTAAATGCCCCTTTTATGCTGCTCAGCCAGACAAAG GTACACTAGGAGGCAGCAACTGCCCCTTCCAGACAACCGTGGCTGTGCTGAGGAAGCCTAGCCTGCAGCTCATTCTGGCTGCCAGTGTGGCCTTGGTAGCTGGACTCTTGGCCTGGTACTACATGTGA
- the Cdip1 gene encoding cell death-inducing p53-target protein 1 isoform 1 (isoform 1 is encoded by transcript variant 1), protein MSHPLLIQEVLQPHYWRKKVEPHLPQGHPVSCFCVEQKPSLLLSAHLYPGRTSPAVMQPPPGMPLPSADIAPPPYEPPGQPVPQPGFVPPHMNADGTYMPAGFYPPPGPHPPMGYYPPGPYPPGPYPGPGGHTATVLVPSGAATTVTVLQGEIFEGAPVQTVCPHCQQAITTKISYEIGLMNFVLGFFCCFMGCDLGCCLIPCLINDFKDVTHTCPSCKAYICTYKRLC, encoded by the exons ATGAGCCACCCCCTCCTTATCCAGGAGGTCCTACAGCCCCACTACTGGAGGAAAAAAGTGGAGCCCCACTTACCCCAG GGTCATCCAGTGTCCTGCTTCTGTGTGGAGCAGAAGCCGAGCCTTCTTCTTTCTGCCCATCTCTATCCAGGCCGAACCTCACCAGCTGTGATGCAGCCTCCACCAGGCATGCCACTGCCTTCTGCTGACATTGCCCCTCCACCCTATGAGCCACCTGGCCAACCAGTGCCTCAGCCTGGCTTTGTGCCCCCCCATATGAATGCAGATGGCACCTACATGCCTGCAG GTTTCTACCCTCCTCCAGGGCCTCACCCACCTATGGGCTATTATCCACCAGGACCCTACCCACCAGGGCCCTACCCTGGCCCTGGGGGCCACACGGCCACAGTATTGGTCCCATCAGGGGCAGCCACCACGGTGACAGTACTGCAGGGAGAGATCTTTGAAGGCGCACCAGTGCAGACAGTGTGTCCTCACTGCCAGCAGGCCATCACCACCAAGATCTCCTACGAGATAGGCCTGATGAACTTTGTGCTGGGTTTCTTCTGCTGCTTCATGGG GTGTGACCTGGGCTGCTGTTTGATCCCCTGCCTCATCAATGACTTCAAGGATGTGACGCACACATGTCCCAGCTGCAAAGCCTACATCTGCACATACAAGCGCTTGTGCTAA
- the Cdip1 gene encoding cell death-inducing p53-target protein 1 isoform 3 (isoform 3 is encoded by transcript variant 3), with amino-acid sequence MQPPPGMPLPSADIAPPPYEPPGQPVPQPGFVPPHMNADGTYMPAGFYPPPGPHPPMGYYPPGPYPPGPYPGPGGHTATVLVPSGAATTVTVLQGEIFEGAPVQTVCPHCQQAITTKISYEIGLMNFVLGFFCCFMGCDLGCCLIPCLINDFKDVTHTCPSCKAYICTYKRLC; translated from the exons ATGCAGCCTCCACCAGGCATGCCACTGCCTTCTGCTGACATTGCCCCTCCACCCTATGAGCCACCTGGCCAACCAGTGCCTCAGCCTGGCTTTGTGCCCCCCCATATGAATGCAGATGGCACCTACATGCCTGCAG GTTTCTACCCTCCTCCAGGGCCTCACCCACCTATGGGCTATTATCCACCAGGACCCTACCCACCAGGGCCCTACCCTGGCCCTGGGGGCCACACGGCCACAGTATTGGTCCCATCAGGGGCAGCCACCACGGTGACAGTACTGCAGGGAGAGATCTTTGAAGGCGCACCAGTGCAGACAGTGTGTCCTCACTGCCAGCAGGCCATCACCACCAAGATCTCCTACGAGATAGGCCTGATGAACTTTGTGCTGGGTTTCTTCTGCTGCTTCATGGG GTGTGACCTGGGCTGCTGTTTGATCCCCTGCCTCATCAATGACTTCAAGGATGTGACGCACACATGTCCCAGCTGCAAAGCCTACATCTGCACATACAAGCGCTTGTGCTAA
- the Hmox2 gene encoding heme oxygenase 2 isoform 1 (isoform 1 is encoded by transcript variant 2) — protein sequence MSSEVETSEGVDESEKNSMAPEKENHTKMADLSELLKEGTKEAHDRAENTQFVKDFLKGNIKKELFKLATTALYFTYSALEEEMDRNKDHPAFAPLYFPTELHRKAALIKDMKYFFGENWEEQVKCSEAAQKYVDRIHYVGQNEPELLVAHAYTRYMGDLSGGQVLKKVAQRALKLPSTGEGTQFYLFEHVDNAQQFKQFYRARMNALDLNLKTKERIVEEANKAFEYNMQIFSELDQAGSMLARETLEDGLPVHDGKGDIRKCPFYAAQPDKGTLGGSNCPFQTTVAVLRKPSLQLILAASVALVAGLLAWYYM from the exons ATGTCTTCAGAGGTGGAGACCTCGGAGGGGGTAGATGAGTCAGAGAAGAACTCTATGGCACCAGAAAAGGAAAACCATACCAA AATGGCAGACCTTTCTGAGCTCCTGAAGGAAGGGACCAAGGAAGCACATGACCGAGCAGAAAATACCCAGTTTGTCAAAGACTTCTTGAAAGGAAACATTAAGAAGGAGCTATTTAAG CTGGCCACCACTGCACTTTACTTCACATACTCAGCCCTTGAGGAGGAAATGGACCGCAACAAGGACCACCCAGCCTTCGCCCCCTTATATTTCCCCACGGAGCTACACCGGAAGGCAGCACTGATCAAGGACATGAAGTATTTCTTTGGTGAAAACTGGGAGGAGCAGGTGAAGTGCTCTGAGGCTGCCCAGAAGTATGTGGATCGGATTCACTATGTAGGGCAAAATGAGCCAGAGCTGCTGGTGGCCCATGCTTATACTCGTTACATGGGGGACCTTTCAGGAGGCCAGGTACTGAAGAAGGTTGCCCAGAGGGCACTAAaacttcccagcactggggaagggaCCCAATTCTACCTGTTTGAGCATGTGGACAATGCCCAGCAATTCAAGCAGTTCTACCGCGCTAGAATGAATGCCTTGGACCTGAATTTGAAGACCAAAGAGAGGATTGTGGAGGAGGCCAATAAAGCCTTTGAATATAACATGCAG ATATTCAGTGAActggaccaggctggctccaTGCTAGCAAGAGAAACCCTGGAGGATGGGCTCCCGGTACATGATGGGAAGGGAGATATACGTAAATGCCCCTTTTATGCTGCTCAGCCAGACAAAG GTACACTAGGAGGCAGCAACTGCCCCTTCCAGACAACCGTGGCTGTGCTGAGGAAGCCTAGCCTGCAGCTCATTCTGGCTGCCAGTGTGGCCTTGGTAGCTGGACTCTTGGCCTGGTACTACATGTGA
- the Cdip1 gene encoding cell death-inducing p53-target protein 1 isoform 2 (isoform 2 is encoded by transcript variant 2) — MSNEPPPPYPGGPTAPLLEEKSGAPLTPGRTSPAVMQPPPGMPLPSADIAPPPYEPPGQPVPQPGFVPPHMNADGTYMPAGPYPPGPYPGPGGHTATVLVPSGAATTVTVLQGEIFEGAPVQTVCPHCQQAITTKISYEIGLMNFVLGFFCCFMGCDLGCCLIPCLINDFKDVTHTCPSCKAYICTYKRLC; from the exons ATGTCTAATGAGCCACCCCCTCCTTATCCAGGAGGTCCTACAGCCCCACTACTGGAGGAAAAAAGTGGAGCCCCACTTACCCCAG GCCGAACCTCACCAGCTGTGATGCAGCCTCCACCAGGCATGCCACTGCCTTCTGCTGACATTGCCCCTCCACCCTATGAGCCACCTGGCCAACCAGTGCCTCAGCCTGGCTTTGTGCCCCCCCATATGAATGCAGATGGCACCTACATGCCTGCAG GACCCTACCCACCAGGGCCCTACCCTGGCCCTGGGGGCCACACGGCCACAGTATTGGTCCCATCAGGGGCAGCCACCACGGTGACAGTACTGCAGGGAGAGATCTTTGAAGGCGCACCAGTGCAGACAGTGTGTCCTCACTGCCAGCAGGCCATCACCACCAAGATCTCCTACGAGATAGGCCTGATGAACTTTGTGCTGGGTTTCTTCTGCTGCTTCATGGG GTGTGACCTGGGCTGCTGTTTGATCCCCTGCCTCATCAATGACTTCAAGGATGTGACGCACACATGTCCCAGCTGCAAAGCCTACATCTGCACATACAAGCGCTTGTGCTAA
- the Cdip1 gene encoding cell death-inducing p53-target protein 1 isoform 4 (isoform 4 is encoded by transcript variant 5) has protein sequence MSNEPPPPYPGGPTAPLLEEKSGAPLTPGRTSPAVMQPPPGMPLPSADIAPPPYEPPGQPVPQPGFVPPHMNADGTYMPAGFYPPPGPHPPMGYYPPGPYPPGPYPGPGGHTATVLVPSGAATTVTVLQGEIFEGAPVQTVCPHCQQAITTKISYEIGLMNFVLGFFCCFMGCDLGCCLIPCLINDFKDVTHTCPSCKAYICTYKRLC, from the exons ATGTCTAATGAGCCACCCCCTCCTTATCCAGGAGGTCCTACAGCCCCACTACTGGAGGAAAAAAGTGGAGCCCCACTTACCCCAG GCCGAACCTCACCAGCTGTGATGCAGCCTCCACCAGGCATGCCACTGCCTTCTGCTGACATTGCCCCTCCACCCTATGAGCCACCTGGCCAACCAGTGCCTCAGCCTGGCTTTGTGCCCCCCCATATGAATGCAGATGGCACCTACATGCCTGCAG GTTTCTACCCTCCTCCAGGGCCTCACCCACCTATGGGCTATTATCCACCAGGACCCTACCCACCAGGGCCCTACCCTGGCCCTGGGGGCCACACGGCCACAGTATTGGTCCCATCAGGGGCAGCCACCACGGTGACAGTACTGCAGGGAGAGATCTTTGAAGGCGCACCAGTGCAGACAGTGTGTCCTCACTGCCAGCAGGCCATCACCACCAAGATCTCCTACGAGATAGGCCTGATGAACTTTGTGCTGGGTTTCTTCTGCTGCTTCATGGG GTGTGACCTGGGCTGCTGTTTGATCCCCTGCCTCATCAATGACTTCAAGGATGTGACGCACACATGTCCCAGCTGCAAAGCCTACATCTGCACATACAAGCGCTTGTGCTAA